The following proteins are encoded in a genomic region of Oceanisphaera profunda:
- the astA gene encoding arginine N-succinyltransferase, with amino-acid sequence MLVIRPIAQKDFPTLKQFAIESGHGFTSLPVNDDLLQRKIDNSLAAFANRGTAKAEGLYFFVAEDGETGEVLGTCAIDAAVGLSDPFYNYLLGKQVHSSAKLGIYNVVETLTLTNDYTGVSELCTLFLRESARVGLNGRLLSKSRFLFLAEFSELFDHRILAEMRGVSDEQGRSPFWHWLQEHFFTMDFPTVDYLTGIGQKGFIADLMPKFPIYVNLLSKAARDVIGITHNNTRPALHLLEEEGFTWRGYVDIFDAGPSVECELSQIRSVRNSRQYTVKIGDVSQGNQHLISNTQFADFRALITEVELVGESDKDGLLTVTLTKEVAKLLKVTKGDRVRLVEI; translated from the coding sequence ATGCTGGTGATACGACCTATCGCGCAGAAAGACTTTCCTACCCTCAAACAGTTCGCTATTGAGTCTGGCCATGGCTTTACTTCGCTGCCGGTTAACGACGATTTATTACAACGCAAAATAGACAACTCATTGGCGGCCTTTGCTAACCGTGGCACGGCTAAAGCCGAAGGCTTGTACTTTTTTGTGGCCGAAGACGGTGAAACCGGCGAGGTGCTGGGCACCTGTGCCATAGACGCAGCCGTGGGGTTATCTGACCCTTTTTATAATTACCTGCTCGGTAAACAAGTACACAGCTCCGCCAAGTTGGGCATTTATAATGTAGTCGAAACCCTGACCCTGACTAACGATTACACGGGGGTGAGCGAGCTGTGCACTTTGTTTTTACGAGAGTCGGCACGTGTTGGGCTAAATGGGCGTTTGCTTTCAAAAAGTCGTTTTTTATTCTTGGCCGAGTTTAGTGAACTGTTCGATCATCGGATCTTAGCCGAGATGCGCGGCGTGTCAGACGAGCAAGGCCGCAGTCCTTTTTGGCATTGGCTGCAAGAGCACTTTTTTACCATGGATTTCCCCACCGTCGACTACCTGACCGGCATCGGCCAAAAAGGCTTTATCGCGGATTTAATGCCCAAGTTTCCTATCTACGTTAACTTATTATCAAAAGCCGCCAGAGATGTTATTGGCATTACTCATAACAACACCCGGCCAGCTCTGCATTTACTGGAAGAAGAAGGGTTCACGTGGCGCGGCTATGTGGACATTTTTGATGCAGGCCCCAGTGTAGAGTGTGAGTTATCGCAAATTCGCTCGGTGCGAAATAGTAGACAATACACAGTTAAGATTGGTGATGTTAGCCAAGGGAACCAGCACTTGATCAGCAACACTCAATTTGCAGATTTTCGCGCCTTAATCACAGAGGTTGAGTTAGTAGGCGAGTCTGATAAAGACGGTTTACTCACAGTAACGCTCACCAAAGAGGTGGCGAAGTTACTCAAAGTAACCAAGGGTGATAGGGTAAGACTTGTCGAAATATAA
- a CDS encoding aspartate aminotransferase family protein, translating to MSDMAVTRELFDQVMVPNYAPAQMIPVRGLGARVWDQEHREYIDFAGGIAVSCLGHCHPALVGALREQSEKLWHVSNVLTNEPALRLASKMVAATFAEKAYFCNSGAEANEAAFKLARRYALEHFGEQKSQIIAFNQGFHGRTFFTVTVGGQAAYSDGFGPKPADIDHVDYNDLAALKAIISDNTCAVVMEPLQGEGGIISPDPEYVQAVRALCDQHNALLIFDEVQTGVGRTGALYAYMDLGVVPDILTSAKSLGGGFPIGAMLTTTKIAASLKPGTHGSTYGGNPLACAVAEAAFDTVNTNAVLAGVKERETWYRDGLSAINDKYQCFSEVRGKGLLLGCVLNEQYQGRAKEFLDAAMDEQLMVLIAGANVVRFTPSLVISHADVTEGLARFERAVAKVVQG from the coding sequence ATGTCTGATATGGCAGTCACCCGCGAATTATTCGACCAAGTTATGGTGCCTAATTACGCTCCCGCCCAAATGATCCCCGTGCGGGGCTTAGGCGCTCGAGTGTGGGATCAAGAACACCGAGAATATATCGACTTTGCCGGTGGTATTGCGGTCAGCTGCTTAGGCCACTGCCATCCGGCCTTGGTTGGTGCCTTGCGCGAACAAAGCGAAAAATTATGGCATGTTAGTAACGTACTGACTAATGAGCCGGCGCTGCGTTTAGCGAGCAAAATGGTGGCGGCGACCTTTGCCGAAAAAGCCTATTTTTGTAACTCAGGGGCCGAGGCTAACGAAGCGGCCTTTAAGTTGGCGCGTCGTTATGCGTTGGAGCATTTTGGTGAACAAAAATCACAAATTATTGCCTTTAACCAAGGCTTTCACGGCCGTACCTTCTTTACCGTGACCGTGGGCGGCCAAGCGGCGTATTCCGATGGTTTTGGCCCTAAACCTGCTGATATCGATCATGTAGATTACAACGATCTAGCTGCGCTTAAAGCCATAATATCCGATAACACCTGTGCCGTGGTCATGGAGCCTTTGCAAGGGGAGGGCGGCATTATCAGCCCAGATCCAGAATATGTGCAGGCGGTGCGCGCCTTATGCGATCAACACAATGCCTTATTGATCTTTGATGAAGTACAAACCGGCGTCGGCCGTACTGGTGCACTTTATGCCTATATGGACTTAGGCGTGGTGCCGGATATTTTAACCAGTGCTAAATCGCTGGGCGGCGGCTTTCCGATTGGGGCCATGCTAACCACCACCAAGATCGCCGCGTCGCTAAAACCGGGCACCCACGGCTCGACCTACGGCGGTAATCCGCTGGCTTGTGCTGTAGCCGAAGCCGCCTTTGATACGGTGAATACCAATGCGGTGTTAGCCGGCGTTAAAGAGCGCGAAACCTGGTATCGCGATGGCTTAAGCGCCATTAATGATAAGTATCAGTGCTTTAGTGAAGTGCGCGGCAAGGGTTTATTACTCGGTTGTGTGTTGAACGAGCAGTATCAAGGGCGCGCCAAAGAATTTTTAGATGCAGCCATGGATGAGCAATTAATGGTATTGATAGCCGGTGCCAACGTAGTGCGCTTTACGCCATCTTTAGTGATCAGTCACGCAGACGTAACCGAAGGGCTGGCCCGCTTTGAACGCGCCGTCGCCAAGGTCGTGCAAGGCTAA
- a CDS encoding anthranilate synthase component II, producing MLLMIDNYDSFTYNLVQYFGELGQEVMVRRNDEITVNEIAQLKLAGLVISPGPRTPTEAGISLAAIKEFAGQLPILGVCLGHQAIAQAFGGNVVRAQKVMHGKTSRICHTGQGLFQDLPEPLTVTRYHSLVVEAASLPSCFSVTAWSQTEESARDEIMGMQHNSLPIHSVQFHPESIMTECGHQLLGNFLRLLAR from the coding sequence ATGTTGTTGATGATCGATAACTATGACTCTTTTACTTATAACCTAGTGCAGTATTTTGGTGAGCTAGGCCAAGAGGTCATGGTAAGGCGCAATGACGAGATCACCGTTAATGAGATTGCACAGCTTAAGCTCGCAGGCTTGGTGATATCCCCAGGCCCGCGTACGCCTACTGAGGCGGGTATTTCGCTGGCGGCCATTAAAGAATTTGCCGGCCAACTGCCTATTTTAGGGGTTTGTTTGGGGCATCAGGCCATCGCGCAGGCGTTTGGTGGTAACGTGGTACGGGCACAGAAAGTAATGCACGGTAAAACATCTCGTATTTGCCATACTGGTCAGGGGCTATTTCAGGACTTGCCAGAGCCATTAACGGTCACCCGTTATCACTCGTTAGTGGTGGAGGCCGCCAGTTTGCCGAGCTGCTTTAGCGTCACCGCTTGGAGCCAGACTGAAGAAAGCGCGCGGGATGAAATCATGGGCATGCAGCATAATAGTTTGCCTATCCACAGCGTGCAGTTTCATCCCGAAAGCATCATGACCGAGTGCGGTCATCAGTTGCTGGGTAATTTCTTGCGCTTATTGGCGCGCTAA
- a CDS encoding efflux RND transporter permease subunit yields the protein MNIAEQTLAKRTIAWMACVLLLIGGYMSYEKLGRFEDPEFVIRQAVISTPYPGALPSQVAEEVTDVIESAVQQLQELKEVTSVSRMGDSLVKVEIDMKFAHSRAELEQVWDKLRRKINDAQRQLPPGAGPSVVNDDFGDVYALFFAVTGDGYSLQQIKDYIDDLERELLLVPGVARIATLGAPQEAIFLEISASKASQLDIPLDNIYQTLKQQNVISDAGNLRIGPQRIYFSPQGQADSVVALGNIALASSDGEQIIFLKDVATITRSEIEPPRALMEINGRPAIGLGVSQVTGGNVVDMGDAVKARLSELESQRPLGMELEVISYQSDSVRESVDGFVANLAAAVGIVVLVLILFMGWRSGIIVGTVLVLTVAGTLIAMLLDDIAMQRVSLGALIIALGMLVDNAIVVTDGILVRMQKGERAESAASAVVQGTQWPLLGGTLVGILAFSAIGLSPTDMGEYAGSLFWVILYSMLLSWLFAVTLTPLLCVALLKVKVQDPNTIKESGILLRYRAVLQAALRKRLLTGGILLAMLVSAIVGFGWVQVGFMPESARPQFVIDMNLAQGSDITETQTELAKMAKYVQGKEGVEQVTSFVGQGGLRFMLTYSPEDPNSSYGQLLVDVDDAKRISELVVELQEELTELHPQVDIKVWKFMLGRGGGKKIEAAFMGPDPGVLRQLAEQAKTIMAEDPESIAIQDDWRQKVPVLRPVIDEIAARRAGLDITDISQAINRAYTGQRIGVYREADKLIPIISRAPFAERATAQDVANVRVYSPTAKDYLPVSQLVKEVKVEWADAIIRRVDGFPTIKAQVDPLPGEQSTPLFERLRPEVEAIELPPGYRLEWHGEYKASKEANEGLAISAPYGFTAMILAVVVMFNALRQPLVIWLTAPLAIIGVTVGLVLFQVPFEFMAILGCLSLIGMLVKNSIVLVDQADAEIRDGKARYNAVIDAAVSRARPVFLGAFTTILGVAPLLLDPFFKSMAVVIMFGLTFATALTLVVVPLLYAVFFKIQPEEPAS from the coding sequence GTGAATATTGCTGAACAGACCTTAGCCAAGCGTACTATCGCTTGGATGGCTTGTGTGCTGCTGTTGATAGGCGGCTATATGAGCTATGAAAAACTGGGCCGCTTTGAAGACCCTGAATTTGTGATCCGCCAAGCGGTGATCTCTACTCCGTATCCCGGGGCGTTGCCCTCGCAGGTGGCCGAAGAGGTCACCGACGTTATTGAGAGTGCGGTCCAACAGCTGCAAGAGCTAAAAGAAGTCACTTCAGTGTCGCGCATGGGCGACTCGTTAGTGAAGGTCGAAATCGACATGAAGTTTGCCCATAGCCGCGCTGAGCTAGAGCAGGTGTGGGACAAGCTGCGGCGCAAGATCAATGACGCCCAGCGCCAGTTGCCGCCCGGGGCCGGACCGTCAGTGGTGAACGATGATTTTGGCGATGTGTATGCCTTGTTTTTTGCGGTTACCGGCGACGGTTACAGCCTGCAACAAATCAAAGATTACATCGATGACTTAGAGCGAGAGCTGCTATTGGTGCCAGGAGTGGCCCGCATTGCCACTTTAGGCGCGCCGCAAGAGGCGATATTTTTAGAAATCTCTGCCAGCAAAGCTAGTCAGTTAGATATACCGCTCGATAATATTTACCAAACGCTTAAGCAACAGAACGTGATCTCCGATGCGGGTAATCTGCGCATTGGGCCACAGCGCATCTACTTTAGCCCACAAGGCCAAGCCGACTCGGTGGTGGCCTTGGGTAATATTGCGCTGGCCTCCTCTGATGGTGAGCAGATTATCTTCTTAAAAGATGTGGCCACCATTACCCGTTCAGAAATTGAGCCACCCCGAGCGCTGATGGAAATTAATGGTCGCCCAGCCATTGGTTTAGGCGTATCGCAAGTGACCGGCGGCAACGTGGTCGATATGGGCGATGCGGTAAAGGCGCGCTTGAGCGAGCTAGAATCCCAGCGCCCGCTCGGCATGGAGCTGGAAGTTATTTCCTATCAGTCGGACTCAGTGCGTGAGTCCGTAGACGGCTTTGTGGCCAACTTGGCGGCGGCGGTAGGCATAGTGGTGCTGGTGTTGATCCTGTTTATGGGTTGGCGCAGCGGCATTATTGTGGGCACTGTGCTGGTGCTCACGGTAGCGGGGACTTTAATTGCCATGCTGCTTGACGATATTGCCATGCAGCGGGTGTCGCTCGGTGCCTTAATTATTGCGCTCGGTATGTTGGTGGATAACGCCATCGTAGTGACCGACGGCATTTTAGTGCGCATGCAAAAAGGCGAGCGGGCAGAATCTGCGGCCTCCGCCGTGGTGCAAGGTACTCAATGGCCTCTGCTGGGTGGTACCTTAGTGGGCATTTTGGCCTTTAGTGCCATTGGCTTATCGCCCACCGACATGGGTGAATATGCGGGCTCGTTATTTTGGGTGATCTTATATTCGATGCTGCTCAGCTGGCTGTTTGCGGTGACGCTCACGCCTTTGCTGTGTGTGGCGCTGCTCAAGGTCAAAGTACAAGATCCCAACACCATTAAAGAGTCGGGCATTTTGCTGCGTTATCGGGCCGTGCTACAGGCGGCACTGCGTAAGCGTTTATTAACCGGTGGCATCTTATTGGCAATGTTAGTCAGTGCTATCGTCGGTTTTGGTTGGGTGCAGGTGGGCTTTATGCCGGAGTCCGCACGCCCGCAGTTTGTGATCGACATGAACTTGGCCCAAGGCAGTGATATTACCGAAACCCAAACCGAGCTGGCCAAAATGGCCAAATATGTGCAAGGCAAAGAGGGCGTTGAGCAAGTGACTAGCTTCGTCGGCCAAGGGGGCTTGCGCTTTATGCTCACCTATAGTCCAGAAGATCCGAATAGCAGCTATGGCCAGCTATTAGTGGATGTGGATGATGCCAAGCGCATTAGCGAGCTGGTGGTGGAGCTGCAAGAAGAATTGACCGAGTTGCATCCGCAAGTCGACATCAAGGTGTGGAAGTTTATGCTCGGTCGTGGCGGCGGTAAGAAAATAGAAGCCGCCTTTATGGGACCGGATCCGGGTGTATTACGCCAACTTGCTGAGCAAGCCAAAACCATCATGGCCGAGGATCCAGAGTCCATCGCGATTCAAGATGATTGGCGCCAAAAAGTACCAGTGCTGCGCCCAGTGATCGATGAGATTGCGGCGCGCCGCGCAGGCTTAGACATTACCGACATTAGCCAAGCCATTAACCGTGCTTATACTGGCCAGCGCATCGGCGTGTATCGGGAAGCGGATAAGCTAATTCCTATTATCTCGCGAGCCCCTTTTGCCGAGCGGGCGACGGCACAAGATGTGGCTAACGTGCGGGTGTATAGCCCCACGGCCAAAGACTATCTGCCGGTCAGTCAGTTAGTTAAAGAGGTAAAGGTGGAGTGGGCGGACGCCATTATTCGCCGCGTGGATGGTTTCCCGACCATTAAAGCGCAGGTGGATCCCTTGCCTGGTGAGCAGTCGACGCCGTTATTTGAGCGCTTACGCCCTGAAGTTGAGGCCATAGAGCTGCCGCCGGGTTATCGCTTAGAATGGCACGGTGAATACAAGGCATCGAAAGAGGCTAACGAGGGCTTGGCGATTTCGGCACCTTACGGCTTTACCGCCATGATACTGGCGGTAGTGGTGATGTTTAATGCGCTGCGCCAACCCTTGGTGATTTGGCTTACCGCACCCTTGGCCATTATTGGGGTAACCGTGGGGCTGGTGTTGTTTCAGGTGCCGTTTGAGTTTATGGCCATCTTGGGTTGCCTGAGCTTAATCGGCATGTTGGTGAAAAACTCCATCGTGCTGGTGGACCAAGCGGATGCAGAAATACGAGACGGTAAGGCGCGCTATAACGCCGTGATTGATGCAGCCGTAAGCCGTGCCCGCCCGGTATTCTTGGGCGCTTTTACCACCATTTTGGGGGTAGCGCCGCTGTTGCTCGACCCCTTCTTTAAGAGCATGGCGGTAGTGATCATGTTTGGTTTAACCTTCGCCACGGCACTCACGCTAGTAGTCGTGCCCCTGCTGTATGCAGTGTTCTTTAAGATCCAACCCGAAGAACCCGCGAGTTAA